Proteins from a genomic interval of Salvelinus alpinus chromosome 7, SLU_Salpinus.1, whole genome shotgun sequence:
- the six2a gene encoding homeobox protein SIX2a isoform X2 — MSMLPTFGFTQEQVACVCEVLQQGGNIERLGRFLWSLPACEHLHKNESVLKAKAVVAFHRGNFRELYKILESHQFSPHNHPKLQQLWLKAHYVEAEKLRGRPLGAVGKYRVRRKFPLPRSIWDGEETSYCFKEKSRSVLREWYTHNPYPSPREKRELAEGTGLTTTQVSNWFKNRRQRDRAAEAKERENNENSNTNSHNPLTSSMNGNKTLLGSSDDDKTPSGTPDNTSSTPAMLIASNSGLQMHGLAPPPGPSAMPVSSHDSVHHHHSLHDTILNPMSSNLVDLGS; from the exons AtgtctatgcttccaacttttgGCTTTACGCAAGAGCAAGTCGCTTGCGTCTGCGAGGTCCTCCAACAGGGTGGAAACATTGAACGGCTCGGGCGCTTTTTGTGGTCTTTACCCGCGTGTGAGCACCTCCACAAAAATGAAAGTGTTCTCAAAGCTAAAGCTGTGGTCGCATTCCACAGAGGAAATTTCAGAGAGCTTTATAAGATCCTTGAGAGCCACCAATTTTCCCCTCACAATCACCCGAAGCTGCAGCAGCTGTGGCTCAAAGCGCACTACGTCGAGGCGGAGAAGCTCCGAGGCCGCCCTCTCGGGGCTGTGGGAAAATACCGCGTCCGCAGAAAGTTCCCCCTGCCTCGGTCTATCTGGGACGGCGAGGAGACAAGTTACTGTTTCAAAGAGAAGAGCCGGAGCGTACTCAGAGAATGGTACACACATAACCCCTACCCTTCCCCGCGAGAGAAGAGGGAGCTCGCCGAAGGCACCGGGTTGACAACCACGCAAGTCAGTAACTGGTTCAAAAACAGACGGCAAAGAGACCGCGCGGCAGAAGCTAAGGAAAG GGAAAACAACGAAAACTCCAACACCAACAGCCACAACCCATTGACTTCTTCCATGAATGGAAATAAAACACTTTTGGGGAGCTCAGATGACGACAAAACGCCTTCAGGGACTCCGGATAACACCTCGTCGACTCCGGCTATGCTCATCGCTTCAAACTCGGGGCTGCAGATGCACGGCCTAGCGCCTCCACCCGGGCCTAGCGCCATGCCAGTGTCCAGCCATGACTCTGTGCACCATCATCACTCTTTGCACGATACTATACTGAACCCTATGTCGTCCAACCTGGTCGACCTCGGCTCTTAA
- the six2a gene encoding homeobox protein SIX2a isoform X1, whose protein sequence is MSMLPTFGFTQEQVACVCEVLQQGGNIERLGRFLWSLPACEHLHKNESVLKAKAVVAFHRGNFRELYKILESHQFSPHNHPKLQQLWLKAHYVEAEKLRGRPLGAVGKYRVRRKFPLPRSIWDGEETSYCFKEKSRSVLREWYTHNPYPSPREKRELAEGTGLTTTQVSNWFKNRRQRDRAAEAKERYEENNENSNTNSHNPLTSSMNGNKTLLGSSDDDKTPSGTPDNTSSTPAMLIASNSGLQMHGLAPPPGPSAMPVSSHDSVHHHHSLHDTILNPMSSNLVDLGS, encoded by the exons AtgtctatgcttccaacttttgGCTTTACGCAAGAGCAAGTCGCTTGCGTCTGCGAGGTCCTCCAACAGGGTGGAAACATTGAACGGCTCGGGCGCTTTTTGTGGTCTTTACCCGCGTGTGAGCACCTCCACAAAAATGAAAGTGTTCTCAAAGCTAAAGCTGTGGTCGCATTCCACAGAGGAAATTTCAGAGAGCTTTATAAGATCCTTGAGAGCCACCAATTTTCCCCTCACAATCACCCGAAGCTGCAGCAGCTGTGGCTCAAAGCGCACTACGTCGAGGCGGAGAAGCTCCGAGGCCGCCCTCTCGGGGCTGTGGGAAAATACCGCGTCCGCAGAAAGTTCCCCCTGCCTCGGTCTATCTGGGACGGCGAGGAGACAAGTTACTGTTTCAAAGAGAAGAGCCGGAGCGTACTCAGAGAATGGTACACACATAACCCCTACCCTTCCCCGCGAGAGAAGAGGGAGCTCGCCGAAGGCACCGGGTTGACAACCACGCAAGTCAGTAACTGGTTCAAAAACAGACGGCAAAGAGACCGCGCGGCAGAAGCTAAGGAAAGGTACGA GGAAAACAACGAAAACTCCAACACCAACAGCCACAACCCATTGACTTCTTCCATGAATGGAAATAAAACACTTTTGGGGAGCTCAGATGACGACAAAACGCCTTCAGGGACTCCGGATAACACCTCGTCGACTCCGGCTATGCTCATCGCTTCAAACTCGGGGCTGCAGATGCACGGCCTAGCGCCTCCACCCGGGCCTAGCGCCATGCCAGTGTCCAGCCATGACTCTGTGCACCATCATCACTCTTTGCACGATACTATACTGAACCCTATGTCGTCCAACCTGGTCGACCTCGGCTCTTAA